GCTGGGCGCGGGCAAGGCGCGGGTGATCCTGCCGATCACCGACCCTTACGTGGTCCATCACGGTGCGCTGGGATCCTTCGCGACGGCCTACCTGCCGGAGGGGGCCGACCGGGAGGAGATCATCGAGAAGCTGCGGGCGCGCGAGGAGTTGATCCTCGTTGTGGACAAGGAGACCGCGATGTCGAGATTCGACCTGCCGGGGGACCGGATCGGGGATATCGTGATGATCTCGGGCGAGAATGTCTGCATCGGGACGAGCGAGGACCGGCACGACCTGGCCGCCTTGAAGGAACCGCTGAGGTCGCACGGGGGGCTGACCGAGCAGGAGGTGCCGTTCATCGTGAACCGCCGGATCGACCTGCCCGATGCGCCCGAGCTGCGCAATTTCGACGCGTTCTTCTTTGCCACGACAGCGGCGGCGAAGGAGGCGGCGGACGCGTGAGCGGATCGCGAGGCCCCGGATCAAGCCCGGGGCAGGCTCCCGGATCACGTCCGGGGCAGGCTCCCGGATCAGGGTCGGGGAAATCCCCGGACCGAGGCCGGGGCGATTGGATGCAAGGGGCGGGTCGATCCGCCGGGGAGGTGAGATGAACAAGATGACCGGCACCGAGATCCGCCGCGAGGGCATGCGCATCGGGGGCGAGGTGGTGCATACCGAGGCCGTGATCGAGGTGCGTTATCCCTACACCGACGAGGTGGTGGGCACGGTCCCCGCGGGCGATGCAAGCCATGCGCGGAAAGCCTTCGAGATCGCGGCCGGTTACACGCCGAAGCTCACGCGATACGAGCGGGCGACGATCCTGCGCCGCGCGGGCGAACTCATCGGGGAGCGGCGCGACGAGCTGGCCAAGTGGCTGACGCTGGAGCTGGGTATCTGTCACCAGCACGCGATCTACGAGACGAAGCGTGCGCAGGATGTCTATGACTTCGCAGCCGCGCAGGCGTTGAAGGATGACGGCGAGATATTCTCCTGCGACCTCACCCATAACGGCAAGGCGCGCAAGATCTACACGATGCGCGAGCCGGTGCGCGCGATCAGCGCGATCACGCCCTTCAACCATCCGCTCAACATGGTAAGCCACAAGATCGCGCCGTCGATCGCCACCAACAATTGCATGGTCTGCAAGCCCACGGAACTCACGCCGCTCACCTGTATCGCGCTTGCGGATATCCTCTACGAGGCGGGGCTTCCGCCCGAGATGTTCCAGGTGGTCACGGGCTGGCCCGGCGATATCGGTGACGAGATGATCACCAACGACCATATCGACGTCATCACCTTCACCGGCGGCGTTCCGGTGGGCAAGATGATCGCCGCCAAGGCCGTCTACAAGCGCCAGGCGCTGGAACTGGGCGGGAACGATCCGCTGATCGTCTGCAACGACCTGGGCGAGGCGGATCTCGAACGCGCGGCGGCCATCGCGGTGGCGGGGGCCACGGGCAATTCGGGGCAGCGGTGCACCGCGATCAAGCGCATCCTCGTGCAGGAGAGCGTCGCGGATGCCTTCGTCCCGAAGGTCCTGGAGCACGCCAAGGCGATCCGCTTCGGCGATCCGCAGGATCCCGAGACCGAGCTGGGATGCGTGATCCACGCCGAGGCGGCCGAGCTGTTCGAGAAGCGGGTCTACATGGCCGAGAAACAGGGCGCGAAGGTGCTTTACGATCCCGGTCGCAAGGGCGCGCTTCTGCCGCCGATCGTGGTTGATCACGTGCCCCATGACAGCGAGCTGGTGATGGAGGAGACCTTCGGCCCGATCATCCCCATCGTGCGCGTGCCCGATGACGACGCCGAGGTGATGCGCATCTCGAACGGGACGGAATTCGGTTTGAGTTCGGGAGTTTGCACCAATGACCTCAACCGGGCGATCGCCTATATCAACGGGCTGGACGTGGGCACCTGCAACATCTGGGAGCAACCCGGATACCGCATCGAGATGTCGCCCTTCGGCGGTATCAAGGACAGCGGCAACGGCGTGAAGGAAGGTGTCATCGAGGCGATGAAGTTCTTCACCAACGTGAAGACCTATTCGCTTCCCTGGCCGGGGTGAGAGATTCCGCCTCCGGCGGGAGTATTTTGGGCAAGATGAAGGGGGCGGGGCGCGTGCGGCACACCGAGGGGGAAGCGAACACGAGCGCCGCGCGGGCCAAGTGGCGGGCGGCGCGGACGGATGAGCCGGGCGAGGCGCTGCTCGAGCGGGACGCGGCGGCGTTCCTGCACCAGAGCCTGTCGAGCCCCTGCGTGAGCACCATCGCGAAGGCCGAGGGCATCTGGATCGAGGATCATGCCGGGCGCCGCTACATGGATTTCCACGGCAATTCGGTGCACCACATCGGCTATGGGCATCCGCGGCTCAAGCAGGCGATCCGGGACCAGCTTGACGACCTGCCCTTCTCGCCGCGGCGGTTCACCAACGAGGTGGCGGTGGCGCTGGCCGAGAAGCTGGGGGAGATCGCGCCGGGGGACCTGGGCAAGGTGCTTTTCACCACGGGCGGGTCGGACGCGAACGAGGTCGCGCTTCGCATCGCGCGGGCGGCGACGGGGCGGTTCAAGACGCTGAGCTTCTGGGATGCGTTTCACGGCGCGGGCTTCGGCGCGTCGAGCGTGGGGGGCGAGGCCACCTTTCGCAGCCATATCGCCGGGCCGCTCCTGCCGGGGGCGGAGCACGTGGCGCCGTTCAACTGCTATCACTGCGCCTACGGGCATCCGGGGCCGGAAAGCTGCGGGCTGGCCTGCGCGAAGATGGTGGAGTTCGTGCTGGAGCGCGAGGGCGATGTGGCGGCGGTGATCGCCGAGCCGATGCGCGCGGTGCCGGTGGTGCCACCGCCGGGCTACTGGCGCGCGGTGCGCGACGCCTGCCATCGACATGGCGCGCTTCTCATCATGGACGAGATCCCGACCGGGCTGGGCAAGACCGGCGAGATGTTCGCGTTCGAGCATGACGGGATCGTGCCGGACATCGTGACGCTGGGAAAGGCGCTGGGGGGCGGGATCCTGCCCATCGCGGCGGTCGTGGCGCGGCGTGATCTGGACGTGTGCGGGGAATACGCCATCGGGCACTACACCCACGAGAAGAACCCCGTGACCGCGCGCGCGGCGCTCACCACGCTGGAGATCATCGAGGACGAGGGGCTGGTCGAGCGGTCGGCGCGGCTGGGAAGCCGGGCGCAGGATTTCCTGCGCGAGCGGCTGGAGGACAACCCGCATGTGGGCGACATTCGCGGGCGGGGCGTGATGTTCGGGGTCGAGATGGTCGCGGATCGCGACACGCGCGCGCCGGCGCCCGAACTCGCCGAACAGGTGTATTACGGGTCGCTGGAGGGCGGGGTGAGCTTCAAGATCAGCGCGGGCAGCACGCTGACGCTGTCGCCGCCGCTCGTCATCGCGGAGGACGACCTGGAGCGGGCGCTGTCGGTGGTGGCGGACGCGATCGGCGCGGTCACGCGGGACGTGCCGCGCCGGTAGGTCGCCTCAGCTTGCGTCTTCGGCGGCGTCTTCGATGTTCTGGCCCGCTTTCTCGATGTCGCGGCCGGCGCCTTCGACGGTTTCGCAGGCGCTGAGCCCGAGGAACGCGGTAAGCGAGAGGGCGGTGAGGATGTAGCGTGTCATGGGTGATCTCCTGTTGGGATTCATCACCCACCGAACGCGAGGCATGCCGCGTTGGTTCCGGCGCCGGGCACCTATTGCGCGGCGCGCGACTGGCTGAAGTAGCGGTCTTCGTCGAACGCGGCCTGGTCGGGGTCGGGGACTTCCATCGGCGTGAAGGTCACGTGAAGCTCGTACCGGTCCTCGTGGTGATCGACCTCGAGCGTGGCGCCGAGCTGCGAGGCGAAGGATTCGATCAGCTTGGAGCCCAGCCCGCTCGAGGCGAGGTCGGAGGCGTCCACCGCGCGTTCGCCATCGGGCGAGAGCGAGTTGACCACGCTGAGCGTGATCTGGTTCCCGGAGGTTCGCTTGAGCGCCACGTTGATCCAGGCCTGGCCGGTGTCGTCGCGTCCGCAATACTTGACGGCGTTCATCGCCGCCTCGGTCGCGAGCAGGGTGAGGGGCACCGCCTGGTCGGGGTCGATGCTGACCGGGTCGAAGGCGGTGGCGAAGTCGATCTTGCCGTCGCTGCCGTCCACATGGCCCACCACAACGAGTTTCTGGATGATCTCCTCGAGCAGGTCGTCGGCCTCGATCACCGCGAGCTTGCGCGCCATGTAGAGATGGCGGTGGATCGAGGACAGCGCCATCACGCGGTCCTGCACCCGGCGCAGGAGCTTCTTTGCCTCGTCGCTGTGAGTGGTGCGGATCTGCATGTTCATCATGCTGGAGATGAGCTGGAGGTTGTTCTTGACCCGGTGGTGCACCTCCTTGAAGAGGGTCGAGATCTGGTCGATATCCTCCTGCTGACGCCGTTCGTGATCCGAGATGCGCCGGGTCATGGCGAGGAAGGCGTCGGCCACGACCTCGATCTCGGGCGGCGCGTTGTCGAGCCGCGCATTGCCCAGCCCGCCGTGCCCCGCCGAGTAGAGATACATCCAGTGCCGCAGGCGGCGCACATGCCGGATCACGAGCCGGTTGATCCCGATATAGGCCACGACGAGGGCGACGCCCCACATCAGGAACGGGAAGACAAGCGCGAGGGCCTCGTTGGGCCCGGCGATCAGGCTGCGGTTGCCGATGGGTGGCCAGCTTCCGAGCGCGTAGACGCGATCCTCGATGATGGGCACGACCGCGAAATCGCGGACCTCTCCGACGCGGTTTTCCGACCGGAAGGCGGTGCGTCCGCGGCTGGCGAGCGTTTCGGGTTGCACGTCGGCGGGCAGGACGCTGCGGCGGTCGTCGTCGAAGCGCTCGGTGGCGAGCACCTTGCCGTTCACGTCGAATATGGCGAGGTCGGCCTTGGTGCGCGCATCGCGCAGCGTGTCGCTGGCCACCTGGAGCGGCACCGCGATCCAGATCGTGCCGATGCGGCGCCCGTCGGAGAAGACCGGCTGCATCACGCTGAGGTTCGAGAAGCTTCCGAAGAAGGTCTGGCCCAACACGGTGAGCGTGCGTGTGTCCGAGCCCAGTTCGGATGCGATCATGCCCTCCTGCGACAGGTCGCGGCGCTCGCCGGTGGAGGAGCAGGCGACTTGCAGGTCGGCGTCGACGAAGCCCGCGAAGGCGAAGCGCGGTTCGTTCTCGACGATCTGGGCGAAGACATCGTCGCAGGCGCCGCCCGCCGTGTCGAAGACCATGGCCGACGCGGTGAGCGTATCGGCGGTGCTGACGGCGGCGCCCACGAGTTCGCGGATCGGCGCCGCGGCAAGCTGCGTGCGTTCGAGCAGGGCGGCCTCGGACACGGCGCGCCGTTCGGCCATGACCGAGGACGTCTGGTAGACCGAGATGAGACCGAGGGGGAGGATCGCCACCGAC
This window of the Roseovarius sp. SCSIO 43702 genome carries:
- a CDS encoding entericidin A/B family lipoprotein translates to MTRYILTALSLTAFLGLSACETVEGAGRDIEKAGQNIEDAAEDAS
- a CDS encoding sensor histidine kinase yields the protein MGLALKLVLILSVAILPLGLISVYQTSSVMAERRAVSEAALLERTQLAAAPIRELVGAAVSTADTLTASAMVFDTAGGACDDVFAQIVENEPRFAFAGFVDADLQVACSSTGERRDLSQEGMIASELGSDTRTLTVLGQTFFGSFSNLSVMQPVFSDGRRIGTIWIAVPLQVASDTLRDARTKADLAIFDVNGKVLATERFDDDRRSVLPADVQPETLASRGRTAFRSENRVGEVRDFAVVPIIEDRVYALGSWPPIGNRSLIAGPNEALALVFPFLMWGVALVVAYIGINRLVIRHVRRLRHWMYLYSAGHGGLGNARLDNAPPEIEVVADAFLAMTRRISDHERRQQEDIDQISTLFKEVHHRVKNNLQLISSMMNMQIRTTHSDEAKKLLRRVQDRVMALSSIHRHLYMARKLAVIEADDLLEEIIQKLVVVGHVDGSDGKIDFATAFDPVSIDPDQAVPLTLLATEAAMNAVKYCGRDDTGQAWINVALKRTSGNQITLSVVNSLSPDGERAVDASDLASSGLGSKLIESFASQLGATLEVDHHEDRYELHVTFTPMEVPDPDQAAFDEDRYFSQSRAAQ
- a CDS encoding aspartate aminotransferase family protein, giving the protein MRHTEGEANTSAARAKWRAARTDEPGEALLERDAAAFLHQSLSSPCVSTIAKAEGIWIEDHAGRRYMDFHGNSVHHIGYGHPRLKQAIRDQLDDLPFSPRRFTNEVAVALAEKLGEIAPGDLGKVLFTTGGSDANEVALRIARAATGRFKTLSFWDAFHGAGFGASSVGGEATFRSHIAGPLLPGAEHVAPFNCYHCAYGHPGPESCGLACAKMVEFVLEREGDVAAVIAEPMRAVPVVPPPGYWRAVRDACHRHGALLIMDEIPTGLGKTGEMFAFEHDGIVPDIVTLGKALGGGILPIAAVVARRDLDVCGEYAIGHYTHEKNPVTARAALTTLEIIEDEGLVERSARLGSRAQDFLRERLEDNPHVGDIRGRGVMFGVEMVADRDTRAPAPELAEQVYYGSLEGGVSFKISAGSTLTLSPPLVIAEDDLERALSVVADAIGAVTRDVPRR
- the phnY gene encoding phosphonoacetaldehyde dehydrogenase translates to MNKMTGTEIRREGMRIGGEVVHTEAVIEVRYPYTDEVVGTVPAGDASHARKAFEIAAGYTPKLTRYERATILRRAGELIGERRDELAKWLTLELGICHQHAIYETKRAQDVYDFAAAQALKDDGEIFSCDLTHNGKARKIYTMREPVRAISAITPFNHPLNMVSHKIAPSIATNNCMVCKPTELTPLTCIALADILYEAGLPPEMFQVVTGWPGDIGDEMITNDHIDVITFTGGVPVGKMIAAKAVYKRQALELGGNDPLIVCNDLGEADLERAAAIAVAGATGNSGQRCTAIKRILVQESVADAFVPKVLEHAKAIRFGDPQDPETELGCVIHAEAAELFEKRVYMAEKQGAKVLYDPGRKGALLPPIVVDHVPHDSELVMEETFGPIIPIVRVPDDDAEVMRISNGTEFGLSSGVCTNDLNRAIAYINGLDVGTCNIWEQPGYRIEMSPFGGIKDSGNGVKEGVIEAMKFFTNVKTYSLPWPG